One part of the Methermicoccus shengliensis DSM 18856 genome encodes these proteins:
- a CDS encoding inositol-3-phosphate synthase: MWLVGAYGIVSTTAMLGAKAIENGSLSDTTGLVSELPIFEEVRKCTPLRFEFGGHDIRSLPSAYEATLEHWEHNRHFDGGLLEAAAQDLRKVKAAKGTALNCGSGIKELSHSLKVEKSQGGVSVGLQTLEDEGLTLREIVERLLDDMARFSDRETVVINLASTEPMVGYEPKYHETLDRFETMLDEDVRECVSASMLYAYAALKNGLPYVNFTPSTGSNIPALRQLAEEMGVPHAGNDGKTGETLVKTTLAPMFSYRNLKVLGWMGYNILGDYDGVVLSHSDNKQSKVKSKDAVLEKMLGYPPHTITEIDYFPSLVDNKTAFDFIHFKGFLGTTMKMYFIWDAIDAIVAAPLVIDLARFMLFAKSKGCRGVIKELAFFFKSPMDTRIVNTHAQYEMLKGWYSELAD; this comes from the coding sequence ATGTGGTTGGTGGGTGCTTATGGAATCGTCTCTACTACTGCGATGCTGGGTGCAAAAGCCATTGAGAATGGGTCTCTCTCGGACACCACGGGGCTGGTCTCTGAGCTCCCCATCTTCGAAGAGGTTAGAAAGTGCACTCCCCTCAGGTTTGAGTTTGGTGGACACGATATAAGAAGTCTGCCAAGTGCATACGAGGCCACTCTCGAGCACTGGGAACACAACAGGCACTTTGATGGTGGGCTCTTAGAGGCAGCTGCACAAGACCTCAGGAAAGTGAAGGCCGCCAAGGGGACTGCGTTGAACTGTGGAAGCGGTATAAAGGAGCTCTCCCACTCGCTGAAGGTCGAGAAATCACAAGGCGGTGTTTCGGTGGGGCTCCAGACCCTCGAGGATGAGGGGCTCACCCTGAGGGAGATAGTCGAGAGGCTGTTGGACGACATGGCGAGGTTCTCTGACCGAGAGACGGTCGTCATAAACCTGGCATCCACTGAGCCCATGGTGGGGTATGAGCCCAAGTACCACGAAACGCTGGACAGGTTTGAAACGATGCTCGACGAAGATGTGAGGGAGTGTGTGAGTGCAAGCATGCTGTATGCCTATGCCGCCCTGAAGAACGGGCTGCCATATGTAAACTTCACACCAAGCACAGGCTCAAACATTCCCGCACTCAGGCAGCTCGCTGAGGAGATGGGGGTACCTCATGCTGGGAATGATGGCAAGACTGGTGAAACCCTTGTAAAGACAACACTCGCTCCGATGTTCTCATATCGTAACCTCAAAGTTCTCGGATGGATGGGCTACAACATCCTTGGCGACTACGATGGCGTGGTGCTCAGTCATTCGGATAACAAGCAGAGTAAAGTGAAGAGCAAAGATGCGGTGCTTGAGAAGATGCTGGGATATCCCCCGCACACCATCACAGAAATAGACTATTTCCCGAGTCTTGTTGATAACAAGACAGCGTTCGATTTCATACACTTCAAAGGTTTCCTCGGTACCACGATGAAGATGTACTTCATATGGGATGCCATCGATGCCATTGTAGCGGCCCCCCTCGTGATAGACCTTGCGAGGTTCATGCTCTTCGCAAAGAGTAAGGGGTGTAGGGGAGTGATAAAGGAGCTCGCCTTCTTCTTCAAGAGTCCCATGGATACCCGCATTGTAAATACCCATGCCCAGTACGAGATGCTCAAGGGATGGTACTCAGAACTGGCTGACTGA
- a CDS encoding NTP transferase domain-containing protein — protein MKVLILAAGIGKRMSGREIHTPKPLLKLFGIPLIEHTLRKLLAYGFSSSDIVVVYHSDEVGEFLRSKFPSIGLIHNSLPKKGNGYSLFLARERIDEDFVLLMSDHYYADGFFEILTEAISGSCSEDESSETYSTIVFVSRECTSPEEATKVRVDDDRVVEIGKELKRYDYYDTGFFICKKGIFDYIVNLINNDEIQLYSVMNEVAKDGKLSYVCVDDFWIDIDTPEDAAQAKRLLKSGLQKADDGCISRHLNRRLSTRLTEQLSRFDSITPNHLTILSFSIGLLSSAIFFSGNVLLGGVMAQVCSVVDGCDGELARLKSMKTRFGGVFDAVTDRYVDVFILLGMLWAYGLDWKGVAAFFLAVTGSVLFSYTWHQTGIRVPFAGRDVRLFIIMVGALLSQCIGYLSTSGGAETLSTGVILLTMLSIGLLTHTGVVVSLVRLRGLFHR, from the coding sequence ATGAAGGTGTTGATACTGGCCGCAGGCATAGGGAAGCGAATGTCCGGGAGAGAGATACACACTCCAAAACCTCTCCTTAAGCTCTTTGGTATCCCGCTGATTGAGCACACACTAAGGAAGCTGTTGGCATATGGCTTTTCCTCCTCTGATATTGTGGTCGTTTACCACTCAGATGAGGTTGGGGAGTTTCTGAGGTCCAAGTTCCCCAGTATCGGTCTAATACACAACTCCTTACCAAAAAAGGGGAATGGATACAGCCTCTTTCTCGCCAGAGAGAGGATAGACGAGGATTTTGTTCTCCTGATGTCTGACCACTACTATGCTGATGGCTTCTTCGAGATCCTTACTGAGGCCATTTCTGGCAGCTGCAGTGAGGATGAGAGCTCTGAGACGTACTCCACCATCGTCTTCGTGAGCAGGGAATGCACGAGCCCAGAGGAGGCGACCAAGGTAAGGGTGGATGACGATAGGGTCGTGGAGATCGGAAAGGAACTGAAAAGATACGACTACTACGATACGGGTTTTTTCATCTGTAAAAAAGGTATCTTCGATTATATTGTAAATTTAATAAATAATGACGAAATACAGCTTTACAGTGTTATGAACGAAGTTGCGAAGGATGGAAAGCTGAGCTATGTATGTGTTGACGATTTCTGGATAGATATAGACACTCCAGAGGATGCCGCGCAGGCGAAAAGGCTACTGAAGTCCGGGTTGCAGAAGGCCGATGATGGGTGTATCTCCAGACATCTGAACAGGAGGCTATCCACAAGACTTACCGAACAGCTCTCAAGGTTCGACTCCATCACACCCAACCACCTCACGATTCTTTCGTTTTCCATAGGGCTGTTATCTTCGGCGATTTTCTTCTCGGGAAATGTCCTTCTTGGAGGTGTGATGGCGCAGGTGTGTTCTGTAGTGGATGGTTGTGATGGCGAGCTTGCCAGACTCAAAAGCATGAAAACCCGGTTTGGGGGGGTTTTCGATGCGGTAACCGACAGGTATGTGGATGTGTTCATATTGTTGGGCATGCTGTGGGCATATGGTCTGGACTGGAAGGGAGTGGCGGCGTTCTTCCTTGCGGTAACAGGCTCGGTACTTTTCAGCTATACATGGCATCAAACAGGGATCAGGGTACCCTTTGCTGGAAGAGACGTGAGGCTCTTCATAATAATGGTCGGAGCCCTGCTCTCTCAGTGCATCGGATACCTCTCCACCAGTGGTGGTGCAGAGACCCTGAGCACAGGGGTCATTCTCCTCACGATGCTCTCGATAGGTCTTCTGACACACACGGGTGTCGTGGTCAGCCTTGTCCGCCTTAGGGGGCTGTTTCATAGATAG
- a CDS encoding RNA-guided endonuclease InsQ/TnpB family protein, which yields MPSETIKLTAKFKLKNLPEGLDELFSTCREIVNYLITYAFENKVTSFYRLKKETYKSLRREYPELPSHYVYTACQMATTIFKSYRKRERKGKASGKPVFKKEVIMLDDHLFRLDLEAGMVKLSTPKGRIALEFYPAKYHERFKDWKVGQAWLVKTSKGIFINVVFSKEIELREPKAFIGVDLNENNVTLSLLNGEFVQIITHEKEIRTGYFVKRRKIQKKLKAGKKRKRLLEKYGERERNKLNELYHKLANKIVEMAEKYGGIALEDLSEIRSSIRYSAEMNGRLHRWSFMKLQSIIEYKAKLKGVSVVFVNPAFTSSLCPICGVKLSPNGHRVLKCECGFEADRDVIGSWNIRLRALSWKVSRNEIYTLYKSYGQPERSLQCCIVINSKQHLPRVMSVIQLN from the coding sequence ATGCCCTCCGAGACGATTAAACTAACTGCAAAATTCAAACTGAAAAACCTCCCCGAAGGGTTAGATGAACTCTTCTCTACCTGCCGGGAGATTGTGAACTACCTCATAACTTACGCTTTCGAGAACAAGGTTACAAGCTTTTACCGGCTTAAAAAAGAGACTTACAAGAGCCTTAGAAGAGAATATCCAGAACTGCCGAGCCACTACGTTTACACTGCCTGCCAAATGGCTACGACCATTTTCAAGAGCTACCGCAAGAGAGAGCGGAAGGGAAAAGCCAGCGGTAAACCCGTTTTTAAGAAAGAAGTCATAATGCTGGATGACCACCTCTTCAGGCTCGACCTTGAGGCTGGAATGGTGAAACTCTCAACGCCAAAAGGCAGAATTGCGTTAGAATTCTACCCGGCGAAATACCACGAGCGGTTCAAGGACTGGAAGGTCGGCCAAGCGTGGTTAGTAAAAACATCAAAGGGAATTTTCATCAACGTTGTTTTCTCGAAAGAAATCGAGTTGAGAGAACCAAAAGCCTTCATCGGAGTGGACTTGAACGAGAACAACGTTACGCTAAGCCTTCTGAACGGTGAATTCGTGCAGATAATTACCCACGAGAAGGAGATTAGAACGGGCTACTTCGTGAAGAGGCGGAAGATTCAGAAAAAGCTCAAGGCTGGTAAAAAGAGGAAAAGACTGTTGGAAAAGTATGGCGAGCGGGAGAGGAATAAACTTAATGAGTTGTACCACAAGCTGGCTAACAAGATTGTTGAAATGGCGGAGAAGTATGGCGGTATCGCTCTGGAGGACTTGAGCGAGATTAGAAGCTCGATAAGGTACTCTGCTGAGATGAACGGCAGACTTCACCGGTGGAGTTTTATGAAGCTTCAGTCAATCATTGAATACAAGGCTAAGTTGAAGGGTGTTAGTGTCGTTTTCGTTAATCCTGCTTTCACTTCGTCCCTATGCCCGATATGTGGGGTGAAGTTAAGCCCGAATGGGCATAGGGTTTTGAAATGTGAGTGTGGTTTTGAGGCTGATAGGGACGTTATCGGCTCTTGGAATATTCGTTTGAGAGCCTTGAGCTGGAAGGTTAGTCGTAACGAGATTTACACCCTTTACAAAAGTTACGGACAACCAGAACGGTCTCTGCAATGTTGCATAGTAATCAACAGTAAGCAACACCTCCCACGCGTGATGAGTGTCATCCAGCTTAACTAA
- the larB gene encoding nickel pincer cofactor biosynthesis protein LarB encodes MDEARLKSILGMFKRGEIADEDVLNLLRHLPYLDLGFAKLDTHRSLRRGMEEVIFCRGKTKEQVRGIARALSDAEGNIVFTHVERELFDVIREELPDAQYYEQARIAASVRRVATERREGITIVTGGTSDIGVAEEAAVIAELLGNRVERVYDVGVAGLHRLIPHIDLLGRSNVIIAVAGMEGALVTVVAGLTSCPVIAVPTSVGYGANLGGFSTLLAMLNCCVPGVSVVNIDNGFGAGVMAHMINSLAYRRRNESDD; translated from the coding sequence ATGGACGAGGCAAGGCTAAAGAGCATCCTTGGGATGTTCAAGAGGGGTGAGATCGCCGACGAGGATGTACTGAACCTGCTGAGGCACCTTCCATATCTGGACCTGGGGTTCGCCAAGCTCGATACCCACAGGTCCCTTAGGAGAGGGATGGAAGAGGTAATATTCTGCAGGGGAAAGACGAAAGAGCAGGTAAGAGGCATCGCAAGGGCTCTATCTGATGCCGAGGGCAACATCGTGTTCACCCATGTGGAAAGGGAGCTGTTCGATGTCATCAGAGAGGAGCTTCCCGACGCCCAGTACTACGAGCAGGCGAGAATAGCGGCTTCAGTGAGAAGAGTTGCCACCGAGAGAAGAGAGGGCATAACCATCGTCACAGGTGGGACCTCAGACATCGGGGTGGCAGAGGAGGCTGCAGTGATTGCCGAGCTGCTGGGCAACAGGGTTGAGAGAGTATACGATGTGGGCGTTGCGGGGCTCCACAGGCTGATACCCCACATCGACCTTTTGGGGCGCTCCAACGTCATAATAGCGGTTGCAGGCATGGAGGGTGCGCTGGTCACAGTGGTGGCTGGCCTCACATCGTGTCCCGTGATTGCCGTGCCCACCAGCGTGGGCTACGGGGCAAACCTTGGGGGCTTCTCCACATTGCTGGCGATGCTCAACTGCTGTGTGCCAGGAGTGAGCGTGGTGAACATAGACAACGGCTTTGGAGCTGGGGTGATGGCCCACATGATAAACAGCCTGGCATACAGGAGACGCAATGAGAGCGATGACTGA
- a CDS encoding MM0924 family protein, translating to MQSFIVKHYYQKEVDVYCGTQDVFSGKVAACADGVLTLEKDGKYTHVAVNKIIAMWEK from the coding sequence GTGCAATCGTTCATTGTGAAGCACTACTACCAGAAGGAAGTGGACGTGTACTGCGGGACACAGGATGTGTTCAGTGGCAAGGTGGCTGCATGTGCAGACGGTGTGCTCACCCTCGAAAAGGATGGAAAGTACACCCACGTCGCGGTTAACAAGATAATAGCCATGTGGGAGAAGTGA
- a CDS encoding Nre family DNA repair protein — MGVSRCVQCKGKGLCGRAVCPILARFAHAKKIEGRLSSTLYGSTPPSFFVGHTGYPTVLAGPLLPPNVHGDEAHLYDDPDAWMRMGMDEVVGYRASMVRSRTRTHVMEGRHSRLMDAARECALSSTPVDSEVQLEKPPRVELRFDSVLMPMGPSGTLTRLEVVDNPNVPAKVEALVGDTDATATCAAMELFDAGIPQEYITRILSAGLLGRKRRLVPTRWAITATDDMLAKELIQRVRYYAPVEEYMVHSAERFGNHFEVLLLPKPYMYELVEIWMKNTLWSPEGDIIWDGEGTKKRGYSPLGGGYYAARISVLEHLSQLKRQAAVFVVREVYPSYWAPLGSWVIKKTVREALLRPPERFESFEEAIASMARRLRTPRERWLRRDMRVMNTLTQRSVFEY; from the coding sequence ATGGGTGTGAGTCGCTGTGTTCAGTGCAAGGGCAAGGGGCTATGTGGCAGGGCAGTGTGCCCCATACTCGCAAGATTTGCCCATGCCAAAAAAATAGAGGGGCGGCTCTCCTCAACGCTGTACGGTTCCACACCTCCCTCCTTCTTTGTGGGACACACGGGATATCCCACGGTGCTTGCAGGCCCCCTGCTGCCCCCAAATGTGCATGGGGATGAAGCACACCTGTACGATGACCCAGATGCGTGGATGCGCATGGGAATGGACGAGGTGGTGGGCTACAGGGCGTCCATGGTGCGCTCCAGAACAAGAACCCATGTGATGGAGGGCAGGCACTCCCGTCTGATGGATGCGGCCCGCGAGTGTGCCCTCTCAAGCACGCCAGTGGACTCTGAGGTCCAGCTCGAAAAGCCGCCAAGGGTGGAGCTGAGGTTTGACAGCGTGCTCATGCCCATGGGACCATCGGGCACCCTGACTAGGCTGGAGGTGGTGGACAACCCCAACGTTCCCGCGAAGGTGGAGGCGCTCGTGGGGGACACGGACGCCACCGCCACCTGTGCCGCCATGGAGCTATTCGATGCAGGCATCCCTCAGGAGTACATCACCCGCATACTCTCCGCTGGGCTTCTGGGAAGGAAGAGAAGGCTCGTGCCCACCAGATGGGCAATCACCGCCACTGATGACATGCTGGCAAAGGAACTCATACAGAGGGTGCGGTACTATGCACCCGTGGAGGAGTACATGGTGCACTCCGCCGAGAGGTTTGGCAACCACTTCGAAGTGCTGCTGCTTCCCAAGCCCTACATGTACGAGCTCGTGGAGATATGGATGAAAAACACGCTGTGGTCGCCTGAGGGAGATATTATCTGGGACGGAGAGGGTACAAAGAAGAGGGGATACTCCCCGCTTGGAGGGGGATATTATGCAGCCCGCATCAGCGTGCTCGAGCACCTCTCCCAGCTGAAAAGGCAGGCTGCCGTGTTCGTGGTGAGGGAGGTGTACCCCTCATACTGGGCACCTCTTGGCTCATGGGTCATCAAGAAGACAGTACGTGAGGCACTCCTAAGACCCCCAGAGCGGTTTGAGAGCTTCGAGGAGGCAATCGCCAGCATGGCACGCAGGCTCAGAACCCCAAGGGAGAGATGGCTCAGAAGAGATATGCGGGTGATGAATACCCTCACCCAGAGAAGCGTCTTCGAGTATTAG
- a CDS encoding acetyl-CoA carboxylase biotin carboxylase subunit produces the protein MFNKVLVANRGEIAIRIMRACRELGVRSVAVYSDADRNALFAKYADEAYPIGESPPTKSYLNIERILDVARKAECEAIHPGYGFLAENAAFARACEQEGIVFIGPSSHSIEQMGSKIGSKNIMKRAGIPVIPGFDEPLESAQHARQVAEEIGYPVILKASAGGGGMGMQIVKDSSEIEGAFERAKSVAMSAFGDATIFMEKYLLEPRHIEFQVLGDLKGNIVHLNERECSIQRRHQKLIEETPSPLMTPELREEMGRVAKKVARRINYHNAGTVEFVYSRGNFYFLEMNTRIQVEHPITEMTTGIDIVKEQFKIAAGEPISFSQEDVHIHGHAIECRINAEDPLNDFRPTPSKIRRYRSPGGPGVRVESGVHMGYEIPPYYDSMISKLSVWGRTREEAISRMERALYEYVIVGVLTNIPFHKAVMRNERFRSGDYNTHFIEQWDFVPEVKEIIRAEKEKGDSLASAFGLEDKKLAAITTAVAAYSHSLIAGERQNRGQR, from the coding sequence ATGTTCAACAAAGTGCTCGTTGCCAACAGGGGAGAAATTGCCATAAGGATTATGAGGGCATGCAGGGAACTCGGAGTACGGTCTGTAGCCGTATACTCCGATGCTGACAGAAACGCCCTGTTTGCCAAGTATGCCGACGAGGCATATCCGATAGGCGAATCGCCGCCCACCAAGAGCTACCTGAACATCGAGAGGATTCTCGATGTGGCAAGAAAGGCCGAATGTGAGGCAATACATCCCGGATATGGGTTTCTTGCAGAGAACGCCGCATTCGCAAGGGCGTGTGAACAGGAGGGTATCGTTTTCATAGGGCCATCGAGCCACTCGATAGAGCAGATGGGCAGCAAGATTGGCTCAAAGAACATCATGAAGCGAGCGGGGATACCTGTGATTCCCGGGTTCGATGAGCCCCTCGAGAGTGCACAACACGCAAGGCAGGTGGCAGAGGAGATAGGTTATCCCGTGATCCTCAAGGCGTCCGCTGGTGGTGGGGGAATGGGAATGCAGATCGTAAAGGACTCATCCGAGATAGAGGGCGCCTTCGAGAGGGCAAAAAGCGTGGCAATGTCTGCATTTGGAGATGCCACCATATTCATGGAGAAGTATCTGCTCGAGCCAAGGCACATAGAGTTTCAGGTGCTGGGCGACCTCAAGGGCAACATCGTGCACCTGAACGAGAGAGAGTGCTCCATCCAGAGGCGCCATCAGAAGCTCATCGAGGAGACACCCTCGCCCCTGATGACCCCAGAGCTGAGGGAGGAGATGGGCAGGGTGGCAAAGAAGGTGGCACGGAGAATAAACTACCACAACGCCGGAACGGTGGAGTTCGTATACTCACGGGGCAACTTCTACTTCCTCGAAATGAACACCCGCATACAGGTGGAGCACCCCATCACTGAGATGACGACGGGGATAGACATAGTAAAAGAGCAGTTCAAAATAGCGGCGGGTGAGCCCATCAGCTTCTCACAGGAGGACGTGCACATCCATGGACATGCGATAGAGTGCAGAATAAACGCCGAGGACCCGCTCAACGACTTTAGACCCACCCCCTCCAAGATCAGAAGGTACCGCTCGCCCGGAGGTCCCGGGGTGAGGGTGGAGAGCGGTGTACACATGGGCTATGAGATACCGCCCTACTACGACTCCATGATATCCAAGCTCAGCGTGTGGGGCAGAACGAGAGAGGAGGCAATCAGCCGAATGGAGAGGGCGCTGTACGAGTATGTCATCGTGGGCGTGCTCACCAACATCCCATTCCATAAGGCCGTGATGAGGAACGAGCGGTTCCGCTCTGGCGACTACAACACCCACTTCATAGAGCAGTGGGACTTCGTCCCAGAGGTGAAGGAGATCATACGGGCCGAGAAGGAGAAGGGAGACAGTCTCGCCTCTGCCTTCGGGCTTGAGGACAAGAAGCTCGCGGCCATCACCACTGCCGTTGCCGCCTACTCCCATAGCCTAATCGCAGGTGAGCGGCAAAACAGGGGACAACGATAA
- a CDS encoding endonuclease III domain-containing protein, whose protein sequence is MSVYSLYVMLEEMFGPQGWWPAETPFEVMVGAVLTQQTRWENVERAIGCLKARGLLSPAALSNADDGTIRECIRCTGFYNQKTKRLKALAKFVVDVGEQRLYAMSGEQLRNMLLGVEGVGYETADSIVLYAAEKPVFVIDAYTRRMLSCMGVRGTYHELQRLFEANLPRDVELYKEFHALIVAFGKQWCNKKRCGECPIPSWPKPELKVEGEHP, encoded by the coding sequence ATGAGCGTGTACTCCCTGTATGTGATGCTGGAGGAGATGTTTGGTCCCCAGGGATGGTGGCCAGCTGAGACGCCCTTCGAGGTAATGGTGGGAGCGGTTCTCACCCAGCAGACGAGATGGGAGAATGTGGAGAGGGCAATCGGGTGCTTAAAGGCGAGGGGGCTATTGAGCCCCGCTGCACTCTCAAATGCGGACGATGGGACGATAAGGGAGTGTATAAGGTGCACGGGCTTTTACAACCAGAAGACAAAGCGCCTTAAAGCCCTTGCCAAGTTCGTGGTTGACGTGGGTGAGCAGCGGCTGTATGCGATGTCAGGGGAGCAACTCAGGAATATGTTGCTCGGCGTGGAGGGCGTGGGGTACGAGACTGCGGACAGCATCGTGCTCTACGCAGCCGAAAAGCCCGTGTTCGTAATAGATGCATACACCAGGCGGATGCTCTCGTGCATGGGTGTGAGGGGCACCTACCATGAGCTACAGCGTCTGTTCGAGGCAAACCTTCCAAGAGATGTGGAGCTGTACAAGGAGTTTCATGCCCTCATCGTGGCATTCGGAAAGCAGTGGTGTAATAAAAAGAGGTGTGGGGAGTGCCCCATCCCCTCATGGCCAAAGCCCGAACTGAAAGTCGAGGGCGAGCACCCCTAA
- a CDS encoding preprotein translocase subunit Sec61beta yields the protein MAKKKQSGAGLISSAGLMRYMEAEETRLKIDPKTVLAIGIATGLGVLALDFQFGLWP from the coding sequence ATGGCAAAAAAGAAGCAGAGCGGTGCCGGGCTGATATCCTCTGCAGGCCTCATGCGCTATATGGAGGCAGAGGAGACGAGGCTCAAGATAGACCCCAAGACTGTGCTGGCAATCGGCATTGCCACGGGGTTAGGGGTGCTCGCCCTCGACTTTCAGTTCGGGCTTTGGCCATGA
- the cdhC gene encoding CO dehydrogenase/CO-methylating acetyl-CoA synthase complex subunit beta codes for MSDEFPFEISPMFEGERVRKDDMFVELAGPKSIGFELVRVAQMDEIEDGKFTLVGPDIKDMEEGGRYPYAMIYRIAGEQVETDLEAIVERRNHDFQNYIQGYMHLNQRYDIWVRIHKDMIKRGLSSLEQIAKATMMLFKSELPFIEKIEAIYITDEEKVREELDRAMEVYQARDERTRNLHDEDVDVFYGCTLCQSFAPTNVCVITPDRISLCGAINWFDGRAAAKVDPEGPQFPIPKGECIDEVGGEYTGVNEKAVELSGGEYSRIKLHSFFEYPHTSCGCFEVVGFYMPEVDGIGWVDRDFDGIAPNGLPFSTMAGQTGGGKQVVGFLGIGINYLRSPKFIQADGGWKRTVWLTKRLKDKVYDDIPEDIRDAIPTEEEVSDLESLKQYLMEHNHPVVERWEKPEEEVSEGPSEEAVQPAPQGGMQVSMTPMQLPSGFAPVVPQGSSGGRIKITFKNAVIKIGKVELKEEKKRD; via the coding sequence ATGTCTGACGAGTTTCCGTTCGAAATCTCCCCGATGTTCGAGGGAGAGAGGGTGCGCAAGGACGACATGTTCGTGGAGCTTGCGGGACCAAAGAGCATAGGCTTTGAGCTGGTGCGTGTAGCCCAGATGGACGAAATCGAGGATGGCAAGTTCACCCTCGTGGGTCCAGACATCAAGGACATGGAGGAGGGTGGAAGATATCCATACGCAATGATATACCGCATAGCGGGAGAGCAGGTGGAGACAGACCTCGAGGCAATCGTGGAGAGGCGAAACCACGACTTCCAGAACTACATTCAGGGCTACATGCACCTCAACCAGAGGTACGACATCTGGGTCCGCATCCACAAGGACATGATCAAGCGGGGGCTTTCCTCGCTGGAGCAGATTGCCAAGGCAACCATGATGCTGTTCAAGAGCGAGCTTCCCTTCATAGAGAAGATTGAAGCCATCTACATCACCGACGAGGAAAAGGTGAGGGAGGAGCTGGACAGGGCGATGGAGGTGTATCAGGCAAGGGACGAGCGCACCCGCAACCTGCACGACGAGGATGTGGACGTGTTCTATGGGTGCACCCTGTGCCAGTCCTTTGCCCCCACCAACGTGTGTGTGATCACGCCCGACAGGATATCGCTGTGCGGCGCCATCAACTGGTTCGATGGCAGGGCTGCTGCCAAGGTGGACCCAGAGGGTCCCCAGTTCCCCATTCCCAAGGGAGAGTGCATCGACGAGGTGGGTGGAGAGTACACGGGAGTGAACGAGAAGGCAGTGGAGCTATCTGGGGGGGAGTACAGCCGCATAAAGCTGCACTCCTTCTTCGAGTACCCCCACACCTCCTGTGGATGCTTCGAGGTGGTGGGATTCTACATGCCAGAGGTGGATGGCATAGGCTGGGTGGACAGGGACTTCGATGGCATTGCACCCAATGGCCTGCCCTTCTCCACGATGGCTGGTCAGACTGGCGGTGGAAAGCAGGTTGTGGGCTTCCTCGGCATTGGCATCAACTACCTCCGCTCACCCAAGTTCATACAGGCAGATGGAGGATGGAAGCGCACCGTGTGGCTCACCAAGAGACTGAAGGACAAGGTGTACGATGACATCCCGGAGGACATCAGGGATGCCATACCCACGGAAGAGGAGGTCTCAGACCTCGAATCGCTAAAGCAATACCTCATGGAGCACAACCACCCCGTTGTTGAGAGGTGGGAAAAGCCAGAGGAGGAGGTCTCCGAGGGGCCCTCTGAGGAGGCAGTGCAGCCAGCTCCACAGGGAGGCATGCAGGTGTCAATGACACCAATGCAGCTTCCCTCGGGCTTTGCCCCCGTGGTGCCACAGGGCAGCTCTGGTGGGAGGATAAAGATAACCTTCAAGAACGCCGTCATCAAGATAGGCAAGGTGGAGCTAAAAGAGGAGAAAAAGAGAGATTGA